From Roseburia hominis, the proteins below share one genomic window:
- a CDS encoding RluA family pseudouridine synthase: protein MEKLEFQMETKEGERTDKFLSEKMPELSRSYIQKLIKEGCVTLDGKPVKANYKPRADEILSVTIPDAVELDIRPENIPLDILYEDADILVVNKPKGMVVHPAAGHYSGTLVNALLYHCGDSLSGINGVMRPGIVHRIDMDTTGSLLVCKNDHAHQFLAEQLKEHSINRIYHAIVCGNLREETGTIAAPIGRHPTDRKKMSIHAPNGKEAVTHYRVLERFGDYTYVACKLETGRTHQIRVHMSSIRHPLLGDTVYGSQKCPWKLQGQTLHAKILGIVHPTTREYMEFDAPLPEYFQKLLEQLGHSRQNK from the coding sequence ATGGAGAAATTGGAATTTCAGATGGAGACTAAGGAAGGGGAAAGAACCGACAAATTTCTTTCAGAGAAGATGCCGGAGCTTTCCCGTTCTTATATTCAAAAACTGATCAAAGAAGGCTGTGTCACGTTGGACGGTAAGCCCGTGAAAGCCAATTATAAGCCGAGGGCAGATGAGATCTTGTCCGTTACCATTCCGGATGCGGTGGAGCTGGATATCAGGCCGGAAAATATCCCGCTTGATATTCTCTATGAGGATGCAGATATTCTGGTGGTAAATAAGCCGAAGGGGATGGTGGTACACCCGGCGGCAGGGCATTACAGCGGGACCCTGGTAAATGCACTGCTCTATCATTGCGGAGATAGTCTGTCAGGGATCAATGGCGTGATGCGCCCCGGAATCGTTCACCGAATCGATATGGATACCACGGGTTCTCTTTTGGTGTGTAAAAATGACCATGCTCATCAATTTCTTGCCGAACAGTTGAAAGAACATTCGATTAACCGGATTTATCATGCCATCGTGTGCGGCAATCTGAGGGAGGAGACCGGCACGATCGCAGCCCCAATTGGAAGGCATCCGACAGACCGGAAAAAGATGAGTATCCATGCGCCAAATGGAAAAGAGGCTGTGACTCATTATCGGGTATTGGAGCGTTTTGGGGATTATACTTATGTTGCCTGCAAGCTAGAGACAGGTCGTACACATCAGATTCGCGTACACATGTCAAGTATCCGTCATCCGCTCCTTGGAGATACGGTATATGGCTCTCAGAAATGTCCGTGGAAGCTGCAGGGACAGACGCTCCACGCGAAAATTTTAGGGATTGTTCACCCGACGACCCGGGAATATATGGAATTCGATGCACCGCTTCCGGAGTATTTTCAAAAACTTCTGGAACAGCTTGGACATTCGAGACAAAATAAATAA
- the lspA gene encoding signal peptidase II, which yields MKKLRISDYLYALVGAGVLILLDQFTKYLAVAHLKDSAPFVIWKGVFELNYLENRGMAFGMMQNQRIFFVVMTTVVMAALIYFYAITPGERRYLPLRICMVFLGAGAVGNLIDRTLHGYVVDFFYFSLIDFPIFNVADIYVTVTFGILLLLVLFYYKEEDFIVYSRAYRKGAKK from the coding sequence ATGAAAAAATTGCGAATCTCAGATTATTTATATGCCCTTGTGGGTGCGGGGGTATTGATCCTGCTCGATCAGTTTACCAAATATCTTGCGGTGGCACATCTGAAGGACTCTGCTCCGTTTGTCATATGGAAGGGAGTATTTGAACTGAATTACCTGGAAAACAGAGGGATGGCGTTTGGCATGATGCAGAACCAGAGGATATTTTTTGTGGTGATGACTACGGTCGTGATGGCGGCGCTGATCTATTTTTATGCGATCACGCCCGGAGAAAGACGTTACCTACCGCTTAGGATCTGTATGGTATTTTTAGGGGCCGGCGCAGTGGGCAACCTGATTGACCGCACGCTGCATGGATATGTGGTGGATTTCTTCTATTTCTCTCTGATCGACTTCCCGATTTTTAATGTGGCGGACATTTACGTGACGGTCACTTTTGGGATTTTGCTTTTACTTGTGCTTTTTTATTATAAAGAAGAAGATTTTATTGTCTATTCCAGAGCTTACCGGAAGGGGGCAAAGAAATAA
- a CDS encoding YlmH/Sll1252 family protein, giving the protein MEKEEVLLRKRLIELSNLAYQRGIPMYTDFLNLNELNILHTTPKELFPVVYRTFGGYATSERQMAAFLPDAFCLYLEEADIWAGYPIQVIQISALHDKFAEELSHRDYLGALLNLGIERSKLGDILIQGTSAYVFASDTLADYITSELTRVRHTSVMAVAASLGDFQADIRYEEIKGTVASVRLDALLSLTFSSSRSKLTALIEAGRVYVNGKLVTSNGYHVKEQDIISVRGIGRFRYIGVQSETKKGRYYVTVHKYV; this is encoded by the coding sequence ATGGAGAAAGAAGAAGTTTTACTTAGAAAGCGATTGATAGAGCTTTCGAATCTGGCATATCAGAGAGGGATTCCGATGTATACGGATTTCCTGAATTTGAATGAACTGAATATTCTGCACACCACGCCAAAGGAGTTGTTTCCGGTCGTGTACCGGACCTTTGGCGGGTATGCAACTTCCGAGCGTCAGATGGCAGCCTTTCTACCTGATGCTTTTTGTTTGTACCTTGAAGAAGCGGATATATGGGCGGGCTACCCGATTCAGGTGATTCAGATTTCCGCCCTGCACGACAAATTTGCCGAGGAACTGAGCCATAGGGATTATCTGGGAGCGCTTTTAAATCTGGGAATTGAGCGTTCGAAGCTGGGAGATATTCTGATACAGGGGACGAGTGCGTATGTCTTTGCATCGGATACCCTTGCGGATTACATTACTTCGGAGCTTACCAGAGTGCGGCACACCTCCGTGATGGCAGTGGCGGCATCTCTGGGGGATTTTCAGGCGGATATCCGGTACGAAGAAATCAAAGGGACCGTGGCTTCAGTGCGGCTTGACGCGCTGCTTTCCCTCACATTTTCCTCTTCACGGAGTAAATTAACGGCGCTTATTGAGGCCGGGCGGGTGTATGTGAACGGGAAGCTTGTCACAAGCAACGGATATCATGTGAAGGAGCAGGATATTATTTCTGTCCGTGGAATAGGGCGTTTCCGCTATATCGGCGTGCAGTCAGAGACCAAAAAAGGCCGGTATTATGTGACGGTACATAAATACGTGTAG
- a CDS encoding cell division protein SepF, producing MGVLDKFLDVMKLSDDDDYEDDDFFDDDYDDDYEEERTSKRSLFGGKKEKQPVYEEEEEEFESRKPSRSSSSKVTPMRQPARRSTPAMEVCVIKPNNMEDAREITETLLTGRTVILNLEGLDLEIAQRIIDFTSGAAFAIDGSLQKISSFIFLVTPANVDISGDLQDLLGNSLDSPSIQNRY from the coding sequence ATGGGAGTTTTGGATAAGTTTTTGGACGTAATGAAATTAAGTGATGATGACGATTACGAAGATGATGATTTCTTCGATGATGATTATGATGATGACTATGAAGAGGAGAGAACTTCCAAGAGAAGTCTGTTTGGCGGTAAGAAGGAGAAGCAGCCGGTTTATGAGGAGGAGGAAGAGGAATTTGAATCCAGAAAGCCTTCCCGGTCTTCCAGCAGCAAAGTAACTCCGATGCGCCAGCCGGCGAGAAGAAGTACTCCGGCTATGGAGGTTTGTGTGATCAAGCCGAACAACATGGAGGATGCAAGAGAGATTACAGAGACATTGCTTACCGGACGTACAGTCATCCTGAATCTGGAAGGACTGGATTTGGAAATCGCGCAGAGAATCATTGATTTCACATCCGGTGCAGCATTTGCTATTGATGGAAGCCTTCAGAAGATTTCCAGTTTTATTTTCCTGGTGACCCCGGCGAATGTGGATATTTCCGGAGACCTCCAGGATTTGCTGGGAAATTCTCTTGATTCACCTTCTATTCAGAACCGTTACTAA
- a CDS encoding YggS family pyridoxal phosphate-dependent enzyme: MITENLREVERRIDEACRRAGRNREDVTLIAVSKTKPLEMLEEAYEAGERYFGENKVQELADKYEEMPKDIHWQMIGHLQRNKVKYIIDKAELIHSVDSIRLAETIEKEAAKKGIIANVLLEVNMAREESKFGLMPDEVMNFVKEIVRFQHIRVQGLMTIAPFVADPEENRKHFANLRKLSVDIRKEKVNNVNMSILSMGMTNDFEVAVEEGATMVRVGTAIFGERDYTQSNAL; this comes from the coding sequence ATGATTACAGAAAATTTGCGTGAGGTCGAGAGGCGAATTGATGAGGCCTGCAGACGGGCAGGGCGAAACAGAGAAGATGTGACCCTGATTGCAGTAAGCAAGACCAAACCTCTTGAGATGCTTGAGGAAGCCTATGAGGCAGGCGAGAGGTATTTTGGAGAGAATAAAGTGCAGGAGCTTGCCGATAAGTATGAAGAGATGCCAAAAGATATTCATTGGCAAATGATTGGACATTTACAGAGAAATAAGGTAAAATATATCATTGATAAGGCGGAACTGATACATTCCGTCGATTCAATCCGTCTGGCAGAGACGATTGAGAAGGAAGCAGCCAAGAAAGGGATCATCGCGAATGTCCTGTTGGAAGTGAATATGGCGCGGGAGGAGAGTAAGTTCGGTCTGATGCCTGATGAGGTAATGAACTTTGTGAAGGAAATTGTCAGATTTCAGCACATAAGAGTACAGGGGCTGATGACAATTGCACCTTTTGTGGCTGATCCCGAGGAAAATCGCAAACATTTTGCAAACTTACGAAAATTATCTGTTGACATTAGAAAGGAAAAAGTTAATAATGTTAATATGAGTATTCTCTCGATGGGGATGACCAATGATTTTGAGGTGGCAGTGGAAGAAGGCGCTACCATGGTCCGTGTGGGAACGGCGATTTTTGGCGAGAGAGATTATACTCAGTCAAATGCCCTGTAA
- a CDS encoding HlyD family efflux transporter periplasmic adaptor subunit: MQREVTNLKTYKRKGTWNIGVILFGVVFIYLAVSVLIYLTKDRIAVYEVREGSILKDTAYTGIVLRTEQVVTADQGGYVNYFLEEGQKTAVGANIYTISKKKLEDAGEKKEDESVTLTSEDWNSILMKAQAFNESYRPVAFSAVATLKNETNAVLTSKSAQNRITQLNSLLSGENAEDIFVYTAQDDGVLVYSTDGFEELSLGDVTEEHLAKAGYMQNNFSNNMEVKAGDPVYKLITGEEWTLVIKLTKEMEETLLEKMGDKDYTSVKVRFTKDNETMWATLRIYNRGKDDAYGYFTFYNSMIRYASERYLDIELILEDESGLKIPKSALTTKDFFIVPEDYLTTGGASKETGVLRQTKDKKGTLLTEFVPVTVFYRDTESGMVYLDKSLFNEGDVLLREESTETTKIGQTDSLKGVYNVNKGYAVFKQVHILCESEEYYIVEEGNRYGLSNYDHIALDGSSVQENALVTQ, from the coding sequence ATGCAGAGAGAAGTAACGAACCTAAAAACCTATAAGAGAAAAGGAACGTGGAATATCGGAGTGATCCTGTTCGGGGTCGTGTTCATTTACCTGGCCGTTTCTGTTTTGATTTATCTTACAAAGGACAGGATTGCCGTTTACGAGGTGCGGGAAGGCAGTATTCTGAAGGATACCGCATATACCGGAATCGTACTGCGGACAGAGCAGGTGGTCACTGCAGATCAGGGAGGCTATGTGAACTATTTTCTGGAGGAAGGACAGAAGACTGCAGTCGGAGCGAATATTTATACGATTTCAAAAAAGAAGCTGGAGGATGCAGGCGAAAAAAAGGAAGATGAAAGTGTGACACTAACTTCTGAGGACTGGAACAGCATTCTGATGAAGGCCCAGGCATTTAATGAAAGTTATCGGCCTGTCGCATTTTCAGCCGTTGCTACATTGAAGAATGAGACGAACGCGGTCCTTACCAGCAAATCGGCACAGAACAGGATTACGCAGCTCAACTCGCTTCTTTCCGGCGAAAATGCTGAGGATATTTTTGTTTACACGGCTCAGGACGATGGAGTACTGGTATATTCTACTGACGGCTTTGAAGAACTGTCCCTGGGGGATGTGACGGAGGAGCATCTGGCAAAAGCCGGATATATGCAGAACAATTTTTCCAACAACATGGAAGTAAAGGCCGGTGATCCAGTCTACAAGCTGATTACGGGGGAAGAGTGGACGCTGGTCATCAAACTTACTAAGGAAATGGAAGAAACTCTTCTTGAAAAAATGGGCGATAAGGATTATACTTCCGTTAAGGTGCGTTTTACTAAAGACAATGAGACAATGTGGGCCACACTTAGGATTTATAACCGGGGAAAAGACGATGCGTACGGATATTTTACATTTTATAACTCCATGATCCGTTATGCTTCGGAGCGTTATCTGGATATTGAACTGATTCTGGAAGACGAATCCGGGCTTAAGATTCCCAAATCGGCTCTGACCACAAAAGATTTCTTCATTGTACCGGAGGATTATCTTACGACCGGCGGCGCCTCCAAGGAGACCGGGGTCCTGCGGCAGACGAAGGATAAGAAAGGTACATTGCTGACAGAGTTTGTTCCGGTTACGGTATTTTACCGGGATACGGAAAGTGGTATGGTCTATCTGGACAAATCTTTGTTTAATGAGGGAGACGTGCTGCTCCGCGAGGAATCGACTGAGACCACGAAAATCGGTCAGACTGACTCGTTGAAGGGCGTTTATAACGTGAATAAAGGCTATGCCGTATTTAAACAGGTACATATTCTTTGCGAGAGTGAAGAGTATTATATAGTAGAAGAAGGAAACCGCTATGGTCTGTCTAATTATGACCATATTGCCCTGGACGGTTCATCCGTGCAGGAGAATGCGCTGGTGACCCAATAA
- a CDS encoding TIGR01212 family radical SAM protein (This family includes YhcC from E. coli K-12, an uncharacterized radical SAM protein.) produces MLYYPYSEYLKNKYGEKVYKLPVNLPVTCPNRVNGDGCAFCAGAGAGFEAMEASVPVKEQLTCTRERIAGKYKAKKFIAYFQNYTNTYLPLEEFSRVLMEAATTPQVVEISVSTRPDCISREYLDVMQEVRAQTAVQMNVELGLQTANYHTLDQIQRGHGIAEFIDAVLKIRCCVGFSICAHVILNLPGDTMRDVVETARVLSALQVDMVKLHSLYIAKNTRLCDWYENGKISICSKEEYIERAISFLEEIPDTIAVERLFSRIPEEDAVFCNWGTSWWKLKDELLKKMEYENRRQGGKYHDLAGAALREADFIHAERSNEPKNL; encoded by the coding sequence ATGTTATATTATCCTTATTCGGAGTATTTGAAAAATAAATATGGGGAGAAGGTCTATAAGCTTCCGGTGAATCTTCCGGTCACCTGCCCGAACCGGGTAAATGGTGATGGGTGTGCATTCTGCGCAGGTGCGGGAGCCGGTTTTGAGGCGATGGAAGCCTCTGTTCCGGTCAAAGAACAGCTTACCTGTACCAGGGAGAGAATCGCAGGAAAATATAAGGCGAAAAAATTTATCGCGTATTTTCAGAATTATACGAATACGTATCTGCCGCTGGAGGAATTTAGCAGAGTGCTTATGGAAGCAGCAACTACGCCTCAGGTAGTGGAGATTTCGGTCTCGACCAGACCGGACTGCATTAGCCGGGAGTATCTGGACGTGATGCAGGAAGTCAGGGCACAGACTGCGGTACAGATGAATGTGGAGCTGGGACTTCAGACTGCGAACTACCACACGCTGGACCAGATTCAGAGAGGACACGGGATTGCCGAATTTATCGATGCAGTGCTGAAAATCAGGTGTTGCGTCGGATTTAGTATTTGCGCGCATGTGATTCTGAATCTGCCGGGAGATACTATGCGGGATGTGGTGGAGACGGCGAGGGTCTTGTCCGCACTGCAGGTTGATATGGTCAAGCTGCATTCCCTCTATATTGCGAAAAACACAAGGTTGTGTGATTGGTACGAGAATGGTAAAATAAGCATATGCTCAAAGGAAGAATACATCGAACGTGCTATCTCCTTCCTTGAGGAGATACCGGATACCATTGCAGTGGAACGTCTCTTTTCAAGAATTCCGGAGGAGGACGCTGTATTTTGCAACTGGGGGACAAGTTGGTGGAAGCTGAAAGATGAATTATTGAAGAAAATGGAGTATGAGAACCGCCGTCAGGGAGGAAAGTACCACGATTTGGCTGGCGCGGCGCTCAGGGAGGCTGATTTCATTCATGCAGAGAGAAGTAACGAACCTAAAAACCTATAA
- a CDS encoding DUF378 domain-containing protein, protein MKWFDNTALTIVIIGAVNWLLVGIFRFDLVAYIFGNLSWLSRIIYAVVGLSGLYLISLFGRIGSMSES, encoded by the coding sequence ATGAAATGGTTTGATAACACGGCTCTTACGATCGTGATCATTGGCGCAGTCAACTGGCTGTTAGTAGGCATTTTTCGATTTGACCTGGTTGCCTATATCTTCGGCAACTTGTCCTGGCTCTCACGTATCATATACGCGGTAGTCGGACTTTCCGGCCTGTATCTTATCAGCTTATTCGGCCGCATTGGAAGTATGTCCGAGTCATAA
- a CDS encoding serine hydrolase, with protein sequence MRCISKSKRIFLISCAAVLACSQMGCQKKQQVSYVTEYEKQNYNKSLYEGSLLASDLCVAEDDASLVEYEGDTDVHAAALFDLEDSKVLYSYQMHDRLYPASVTKIMTALLALERGNLSDIVTISDTASASSFPSDAQVCGLRAGEKWSLEALLNALLLYSGNDAATAIAEQIAGSEQTFVALMNERAKELMANNTHFMNPHGLHDQEHYTTAYDLYLIFQECIKDERFLQIIQSESYTASYTGTDGETLTETFEPTNLYARGVAEKPTNVTIAGGKTGTTGEAGYCLILLEYDAQTRPYISVVMGAAAKSVLYEDMTSMIQAIPE encoded by the coding sequence GTGAGATGTATAAGTAAAAGCAAAAGGATTTTCCTGATCAGCTGTGCAGCTGTTCTTGCATGCAGTCAGATGGGCTGCCAAAAGAAACAGCAGGTAAGCTATGTGACAGAGTATGAGAAGCAGAATTATAATAAAAGCCTGTACGAGGGCAGCCTTTTGGCATCGGACCTTTGTGTGGCGGAGGATGATGCGTCCCTCGTAGAGTATGAGGGCGATACCGACGTACACGCAGCGGCACTTTTTGACCTTGAGGACTCAAAAGTTTTGTATTCTTACCAGATGCATGACCGGCTGTATCCTGCAAGTGTGACGAAGATTATGACTGCACTTCTGGCGTTGGAGAGGGGGAACCTCTCGGACATTGTTACTATTAGCGACACGGCCAGCGCATCAAGTTTTCCTTCAGATGCCCAGGTCTGTGGACTTAGGGCGGGCGAGAAGTGGTCTCTGGAGGCACTGTTAAACGCTTTGCTGTTATATTCAGGAAATGATGCTGCCACGGCCATAGCGGAACAGATTGCAGGCAGTGAGCAGACTTTTGTGGCTTTGATGAATGAGCGCGCCAAAGAACTGATGGCAAATAATACCCATTTCATGAATCCGCACGGACTTCATGATCAGGAGCATTATACGACGGCATATGATCTGTACCTGATTTTTCAGGAATGTATAAAAGATGAACGTTTTCTGCAAATTATACAAAGCGAATCGTATACTGCAAGCTATACGGGGACGGACGGAGAAACTCTTACGGAGACCTTTGAGCCGACCAATTTGTATGCAAGAGGAGTTGCAGAAAAACCGACCAATGTAACCATAGCCGGAGGTAAGACAGGAACAACGGGGGAAGCTGGGTATTGCTTGATTCTGTTGGAATATGATGCTCAGACGCGGCCATATATCTCGGTCGTGATGGGAGCGGCTGCGAAGTCCGTTCTCTATGAAGATATGACATCTATGATCCAGGCGATTCCCGAATAG
- a CDS encoding methylglyoxal synthase — translation MNIGLIAHDSKKTLMQNFCIAYRGILSKHELYATGTTGRLIEEVTNLSIHKYLAGPLGGKQQLGAQIAQNGIDALIFLRDPSNPKPHEPDVNDVIRLCDTHNIPMATNLATAEIIILALDRGDLDWREMYK, via the coding sequence ATGAATATCGGGCTTATTGCGCATGATTCCAAGAAGACGTTGATGCAGAATTTCTGTATCGCATACCGCGGGATTTTGAGCAAACACGAACTTTATGCCACCGGGACAACCGGAAGGCTGATAGAAGAGGTGACGAACCTTTCTATCCACAAATATTTAGCTGGACCGCTTGGCGGGAAACAGCAGTTAGGGGCGCAGATCGCCCAGAACGGGATTGACGCACTCATTTTTTTGCGGGATCCGTCAAACCCCAAACCGCACGAACCGGATGTGAATGATGTAATACGCCTGTGCGATACGCACAATATTCCGATGGCAACGAACCTGGCGACGGCGGAGATTATTATTTTGGCACTTGACAGAGGAGACTTGGACTGGCGTGAGATGTATAAGTAA
- a CDS encoding FtsW/RodA/SpoVE family cell cycle protein yields the protein MRLPKISKPYHLKDYKFMLVITVMTLSILGIMVVGSAKKSVQNKQIVGLVLGVIVMVILSLIDYVWMLNLYWLMYAANMILLILPLTPLGETVNNARRWINLGFTNLQPSEIAKLVTILFFARFLMAHEEDLNTPRTIITAVVLLAPILVLVVVEPDLSTTISIALVFCVMMYLGGLSYKFIGTMLAILIPTAVIFISIVIQPNQPFLKDYQQTRILAWLEPEKYASDEAYQQNNSIMAIGSGQLTGKGLNNNTTTSVKNGNFILEPQTDFIFAIVGEELGFVGCCIVIGLLLLIVVQCILIGMKAQDTAGRIICCGIAAQIGFQSFINISVATGIFPNTGIPLPFVSYGLTSLVSMFMGIGVVLNVGLQPKKYQ from the coding sequence GTGAGACTACCAAAAATATCGAAACCGTATCATTTAAAAGATTATAAGTTTATGCTGGTCATTACGGTCATGACACTATCGATCCTTGGAATCATGGTGGTGGGAAGTGCCAAGAAATCCGTGCAGAATAAGCAGATTGTTGGGCTTGTTCTGGGCGTGATCGTGATGGTCATCCTTTCTCTTATTGATTATGTTTGGATGCTGAATTTATACTGGCTGATGTATGCGGCGAATATGATTCTTTTGATTCTGCCTCTGACGCCTCTGGGTGAGACGGTAAATAATGCGAGGAGATGGATCAATCTGGGATTTACGAATCTGCAGCCTTCCGAGATTGCGAAGTTGGTCACGATCCTTTTCTTTGCACGGTTTTTGATGGCGCATGAGGAGGACCTTAATACACCGCGGACGATCATCACCGCGGTCGTGCTTCTTGCGCCGATCCTTGTTCTGGTCGTAGTCGAACCGGACCTTTCTACGACGATCTCGATCGCGCTGGTATTCTGTGTGATGATGTATCTGGGAGGACTTAGTTACAAATTTATCGGAACGATGCTGGCCATCCTGATACCGACAGCCGTGATATTTATCAGCATCGTGATCCAGCCAAATCAGCCGTTTCTTAAGGACTATCAGCAGACGAGGATCCTTGCCTGGCTGGAGCCGGAGAAGTATGCGAGTGATGAGGCCTATCAGCAGAATAACTCGATTATGGCCATCGGAAGCGGACAGCTTACCGGAAAAGGGCTGAATAACAATACGACTACCTCCGTAAAGAACGGAAATTTTATTTTGGAACCGCAGACCGATTTTATTTTTGCAATTGTTGGCGAAGAATTAGGTTTTGTGGGTTGCTGTATCGTGATTGGTCTGCTATTATTAATAGTAGTTCAGTGTATTTTGATAGGGATGAAAGCTCAGGATACGGCGGGGCGTATTATCTGCTGCGGAATTGCCGCACAGATTGGCTTTCAGTCTTTTATCAATATCAGCGTGGCGACAGGAATCTTTCCCAACACCGGAATCCCGCTCCCATTCGTAAGTTACGGGCTGACCTCTCTGGTCAGTATGTTCATGGGAATCGGTGTTGTGCTGAATGTGGGACTGCAGCCAAAAAAATATCAGTAA
- a CDS encoding cell division topological specificity factor MinE: protein MGVFESARRTPSVSIAKERIRTLVIADRVKCKPDTYEMLCRELYRTIAKYMKVKEEQFDVEITRSHIFITLTGEES, encoded by the coding sequence ATGGGAGTATTTGAGAGTGCTAGGCGAACCCCTTCCGTGTCAATCGCAAAAGAGCGGATAAGGACACTGGTGATAGCGGATCGGGTCAAATGCAAACCAGATACTTATGAGATGTTGTGCAGGGAGCTCTACCGCACGATAGCAAAGTACATGAAGGTAAAAGAAGAACAGTTTGATGTGGAAATCACACGTTCCCACATTTTTATCACACTGACAGGAGAAGAATCGTGA
- the minD gene encoding septum site-determining protein MinD has translation MGEIIVVTSGKGGVGKTTTTANIGAGLSEMDKKVLVIDTDLGLRNLDVVMGMENRIVYNLVDVIEGNCRLKQALIKDKRHENLYLLPSAQTRDKSAISPEQMIKLTSELRSEYDYVFLDCPAGIEQGFKNAVAGADRALVITTPEVSAIRDADRIIGLLEADHIGRMDLVVNRIREDMVRRGDMMSIEDVTEILSINLIGAIPDDEQVVVATNQGEPVVDMESLAGEAYRNICRRICGEEVPFLKLDKQNGFFYKLSHLFGKN, from the coding sequence ATGGGTGAGATTATAGTTGTGACGTCCGGAAAAGGCGGTGTGGGAAAGACCACGACGACCGCAAATATCGGTGCCGGATTATCAGAGATGGATAAGAAGGTCCTGGTCATTGATACAGACCTGGGGCTTCGGAATCTGGACGTTGTGATGGGAATGGAAAACCGTATCGTATACAATTTGGTAGATGTGATTGAAGGGAATTGCCGTCTGAAGCAGGCGCTTATTAAAGACAAACGGCATGAGAACCTGTATCTTCTTCCGTCTGCTCAGACCAGAGACAAAAGCGCGATCTCTCCGGAACAGATGATCAAGCTGACTTCGGAGCTGCGCAGCGAGTATGACTACGTATTTCTGGATTGTCCTGCCGGAATTGAGCAGGGATTTAAGAATGCGGTGGCCGGAGCGGACCGGGCGCTTGTGATCACGACGCCGGAAGTATCTGCGATTCGCGACGCGGACCGGATCATCGGGCTTTTGGAGGCTGACCATATCGGACGCATGGATCTTGTCGTCAACCGGATTCGGGAGGATATGGTAAGGCGTGGGGATATGATGTCGATTGAGGATGTGACGGAGATTCTTTCCATCAATCTGATTGGCGCGATCCCAGACGACGAGCAGGTAGTGGTCGCAACCAATCAGGGAGAACCGGTGGTGGATATGGAGTCCCTGGCAGGGGAGGCTTACCGCAATATCTGTCGGAGAATTTGTGGTGAAGAGGTCCCGTTTCTGAAACTGGATAAACAGAATGGATTTTTCTATAAACTCAGCCATCTGTTTGGAAAGAATTAG
- a CDS encoding septum site-determining protein MinC: MGDLKPKVIIKSNKYGLLVHMDPEVPYSEILEELREKFTKSARFFKDADMAVTFEGRVLTKPQEEEIIEVITETAHVHIVCIFDKNENTERLYKSVVEQSIEDLPKREGQFYRGTLKKRQILESEKSIIVLGDVEFGATVVSKGNIVVLGTIRGIVHAGAAGNRNAFIVALSMKPQMLRIADTPADHVYLRKEERPEAKIAWLDGERIYIDPLKDQEW; the protein is encoded by the coding sequence GTGGGGGATTTGAAGCCGAAGGTAATCATTAAAAGTAATAAATATGGGTTGCTTGTCCATATGGATCCGGAAGTTCCGTATAGTGAGATCCTTGAGGAGCTTCGGGAAAAATTCACGAAGTCCGCACGCTTTTTCAAAGATGCCGACATGGCTGTTACGTTTGAAGGACGTGTGCTCACCAAACCGCAGGAGGAGGAGATCATAGAGGTCATTACGGAGACGGCTCATGTTCATATTGTATGCATCTTCGATAAAAATGAGAACACAGAGAGACTATACAAAAGCGTGGTAGAACAAAGTATAGAGGACTTACCGAAGCGGGAGGGGCAATTCTACCGGGGAACACTGAAGAAAAGGCAGATACTGGAATCTGAGAAGAGCATTATCGTGCTCGGGGATGTGGAGTTCGGCGCTACTGTTGTATCAAAAGGAAATATTGTAGTGCTGGGCACTATCCGGGGCATCGTACATGCTGGTGCAGCGGGAAATCGTAATGCATTTATCGTCGCACTTTCCATGAAACCGCAGATGCTGCGGATTGCGGATACGCCGGCGGATCATGTTTACCTCCGCAAAGAGGAGAGACCGGAGGCAAAGATAGCATGGCTTGACGGCGAACGCATTTATATCGACCCGCTGAAGGATCAAGAATGGTAG